Proteins co-encoded in one Flavobacterium sp. M31R6 genomic window:
- a CDS encoding efflux RND transporter permease subunit — protein MKLAEISIKRPSLIIVLFTILTLGGLFSYSQLGYELIPKFEQNVITIATVYPGASPSEVENTVTKKIEDGIASLENIKKIDSKSYESLSVVTVTLTTQAKVDISMNDAQRKINALISDLPDDAKTPSLSKFSLSDLPIMTIGANGKMDEAAFYDLIDKKIAPVLSRVTGVAQVNIIGGQEREIQVNLDAVKMQGYGLSVPQVQQVILTSNLDFPTGNIQTRNQKILIRLAGKYKNVEELRNLVVSSKGGIEIRLRDIADVQDAQKIAEKISRVDQKSAIILQVIKQSDANAVAVSELLHKSISKLESDYKTNQLKLEIAKDSTVYTLEAADSVIHDLMIAVVLVAFVMLFFLHSIRNSLIVMVSIPVSLIATFIGIYLMGYTLNLMSLLGLSLVVGILVDDAIVVLENIYRHMEMGKSRVRAAFDGTAEIGGTVTSITLVIVVVFLPIAMSSGLVSNIITQFCVTVIISTLFSLLASFTIIPWLSSRFGKLEHIEGKNLFGKTILGFESYLTRFTNWVTGLLNWCLDHYFKTIAVVLVLFFGSTIGLMGGGFIGGEFFASSDSGEFLVQIEMPKDASLEQSNFMTQKAEAFLKNEEYVHSQITTVGQTSEGMGAAQATAYKAEIDVKMIDQAERTDDASVYAAKIKRKLEKVLVGAKVKTVPVGILGTAENAKLGLIVTGPSTEAAMAFAKLAEAELRTIPGTTEIKLTVEDGNPEINVQVDRDKMAALGLTLQTVGMTMQTAYSGNTDGKFRAGEYEYDINIKYNAFDRKNITDVSNLIFINNAGQQIKLSQFAAITEGSGPSQLERRDKSASVTVQGQNVGVPTGTIVTQWQAKLDKLKKPVGVNYIWGGDQENQSEGFGTLGIALLAAIVLVYLVMVGLYDSFMHPFVVLFAIPLSFIGAMLALALTNNTLNIFTILGIIMLIGLVCKNAIMLVDYTNQRRAAGESIRRALIQANHARLRPILMTTIAMVFGMFPIALASGAGAEWKNGLAWVIIGGLISSLFLTLIIVPVIYEIMEKIKAKLSKGEKIDYEAEMVADYDHKELSEDGFNPKHTV, from the coding sequence ATGAAATTAGCAGAAATATCCATAAAACGTCCGTCGTTGATAATTGTATTGTTTACGATTCTTACCCTTGGTGGACTGTTCAGCTATAGCCAATTGGGCTATGAATTGATTCCTAAATTCGAACAAAACGTTATCACCATTGCCACCGTTTATCCTGGAGCTTCTCCAAGTGAGGTCGAAAATACGGTTACCAAAAAAATTGAGGACGGAATCGCCTCTTTGGAAAACATCAAAAAGATTGATTCCAAATCATACGAAAGTTTGTCTGTAGTTACGGTTACATTGACAACACAGGCAAAAGTTGATATTTCGATGAATGACGCACAACGAAAAATCAATGCTTTGATAAGTGATTTACCGGATGATGCCAAAACACCGTCCTTATCTAAATTCTCGTTGAGCGATTTACCGATTATGACTATTGGTGCCAACGGAAAAATGGACGAAGCTGCTTTTTATGATTTGATCGATAAAAAAATCGCTCCCGTTTTATCCCGTGTAACCGGTGTGGCTCAGGTAAATATTATTGGTGGTCAGGAAAGAGAGATTCAAGTGAATCTTGATGCCGTAAAAATGCAAGGTTACGGACTTTCGGTTCCACAAGTACAACAAGTTATTCTGACTTCGAACTTGGATTTCCCAACAGGAAACATCCAAACCCGTAATCAAAAAATATTAATTCGTCTTGCCGGAAAATACAAGAATGTTGAAGAACTAAGAAACTTGGTTGTTTCTTCGAAAGGCGGAATTGAAATTCGTTTGAGAGATATTGCCGACGTACAAGATGCTCAAAAAATTGCCGAGAAAATTTCTCGCGTCGATCAAAAAAGCGCGATTATTTTACAGGTAATTAAACAATCAGATGCGAATGCCGTAGCGGTAAGTGAACTATTGCATAAAAGCATTAGTAAATTAGAAAGCGATTATAAAACCAATCAATTAAAACTGGAAATAGCCAAAGACAGTACGGTTTATACCCTGGAAGCTGCAGATTCTGTAATTCACGATTTAATGATCGCGGTAGTATTGGTTGCCTTTGTAATGTTGTTCTTCTTACACAGTATCAGAAACTCATTGATTGTAATGGTTTCGATTCCTGTTTCGTTAATTGCGACCTTCATCGGAATTTACCTAATGGGATATACGTTGAACTTGATGAGTTTATTGGGACTTTCACTTGTTGTGGGTATTCTGGTCGATGATGCGATTGTGGTATTGGAAAATATCTACAGGCATATGGAAATGGGTAAAAGCCGTGTTCGTGCAGCCTTTGACGGTACTGCCGAAATTGGTGGAACTGTAACTTCGATTACATTGGTAATTGTGGTGGTGTTTTTACCAATTGCAATGAGTTCTGGATTGGTATCCAATATTATTACACAGTTTTGTGTTACCGTAATTATTTCAACATTGTTTTCATTGTTGGCTTCGTTTACTATTATTCCGTGGTTGTCTTCTCGTTTTGGGAAATTGGAACATATTGAAGGCAAAAACTTGTTCGGGAAAACGATACTTGGATTCGAAAGTTATTTAACTCGTTTTACAAACTGGGTTACTGGATTATTAAACTGGTGTTTGGATCATTATTTCAAAACAATTGCTGTTGTACTTGTCTTGTTCTTCGGATCAACAATCGGATTAATGGGTGGTGGTTTTATTGGTGGAGAATTCTTTGCCTCTTCAGATAGTGGGGAGTTCTTAGTTCAAATCGAAATGCCAAAAGACGCTTCATTGGAACAATCTAACTTTATGACTCAAAAAGCGGAAGCCTTTTTGAAAAACGAAGAGTATGTTCACAGCCAGATTACGACTGTAGGACAAACCAGTGAAGGTATGGGTGCTGCACAAGCTACTGCTTACAAAGCGGAGATTGACGTAAAAATGATTGACCAAGCAGAACGTACAGATGATGCTTCAGTATATGCTGCAAAAATCAAACGTAAATTGGAAAAAGTATTGGTTGGAGCCAAAGTAAAAACAGTTCCAGTTGGAATTTTAGGTACTGCCGAAAATGCAAAACTTGGACTGATTGTAACAGGGCCTTCTACAGAAGCTGCCATGGCTTTCGCCAAATTAGCCGAAGCTGAATTGCGTACCATTCCAGGAACAACCGAAATTAAATTAACCGTTGAAGACGGAAATCCTGAAATCAATGTACAGGTTGATCGTGATAAAATGGCTGCGTTAGGACTAACACTACAAACTGTAGGTATGACGATGCAAACTGCTTATAGTGGTAATACTGATGGTAAGTTTAGAGCTGGTGAATACGAATATGACATCAACATTAAATACAATGCTTTTGACAGAAAAAATATTACTGACGTAAGTAATCTGATTTTCATCAACAATGCGGGTCAACAAATAAAATTGTCACAGTTTGCTGCTATTACTGAAGGTTCAGGACCTAGCCAATTGGAACGTCGTGACAAATCGGCTTCGGTAACGGTACAAGGTCAAAACGTTGGGGTTCCAACAGGAACTATTGTAACACAATGGCAAGCGAAACTGGACAAACTTAAAAAACCAGTTGGTGTAAATTACATTTGGGGTGGTGATCAAGAAAATCAAAGCGAAGGTTTTGGTACTTTAGGAATTGCTTTATTGGCCGCTATTGTCTTGGTTTACCTTGTAATGGTTGGTTTGTATGATAGTTTTATGCACCCGTTTGTGGTATTGTTTGCTATTCCGCTTTCGTTTATTGGAGCGATGCTGGCTTTGGCATTGACGAATAACACATTGAATATATTTACCATTTTGGGTATCATTATGTTAATTGGTCTGGTGTGTAAAAATGCGATTATGCTTGTGGATTACACCAACCAACGAAGAGCCGCAGGAGAATCTATCAGAAGAGCATTGATTCAAGCGAATCACGCTCGTCTTCGTCCTATTTTGATGACAACAATTGCGATGGTTTTCGGTATGTTCCCTATTGCATTGGCTTCTGGAGCTGGTGCCGAATGGAAAAACGGTTTGGCTTGGGTAATTATTGGCGGATTGATTTCATCGTTATTCCTAACCTTGATTATTGTTCCTGTTATTTATGAAATCATGGAGAAAATCAAAGCCAAATTATCTAAAGGTGAAAAAATCGATTATGAAGCCGAAATGGTTGCCGATTATGATCATAAAGAACTAAGCGAGGATGGTTTTAATCCGAAGCATACGGTTTAA
- a CDS encoding TolC family protein, translated as MKRILLLTFLTFALTAQSQGVSTTATNPLTLKAAITYALENKADAKKARLSVENSEYQIEEVRSRALPHITANGSLTYNPILQTNVIDGSAFGAPGTTIQASFGQKWTSGAGVSLSQTIFDQSVFTGLRAAQTTREFYQINNQLTEEQVIEKVANNYYSVYVQRERLALLDSNYVNTSKVRDIVKGQFDNGLAKKIDLDRIIVKMSNIDTDRQQIKNQIQLQENALKFFMGMPIETEIVIPKTEFEATPAALSEAPNTENRTEYLLLKKQEELLQFQKTAIKAEYYPTLSLVAGYNYIGQGPEVPLFAKPADGVYWSDYSAIGLNLRVPIFTGFGTRARVRQADVDIRTLQEDIKDTQLSLDLDYRNAKTQIENNIITIRNQKENMRLAGDILKNTKNNYLQGLASLTDLLDAENASLEAQNNYTRAVLAYKIAEISLIKSKGELKTLLN; from the coding sequence ATGAAGAGAATACTTTTATTAACATTCTTAACCTTTGCTCTCACCGCACAATCCCAAGGGGTAAGCACAACAGCAACAAATCCGCTTACGCTAAAAGCGGCAATTACCTACGCACTCGAGAACAAAGCCGATGCTAAAAAAGCAAGATTAAGTGTTGAAAACAGTGAATACCAAATCGAAGAAGTTCGCTCAAGAGCTTTGCCACATATCACAGCAAACGGAAGCTTAACCTATAATCCTATTTTACAAACCAATGTAATTGACGGATCTGCTTTTGGTGCTCCAGGAACTACAATTCAGGCTTCTTTTGGACAAAAATGGACATCGGGCGCCGGAGTTTCATTAAGCCAAACGATTTTTGACCAATCTGTTTTTACAGGATTGAGAGCGGCGCAAACCACTCGTGAATTCTATCAAATAAACAATCAATTAACAGAAGAACAAGTAATTGAAAAAGTAGCCAACAACTACTACTCTGTTTACGTACAACGCGAAAGATTGGCTTTATTGGACAGCAATTATGTGAATACCTCAAAGGTTCGCGACATTGTAAAAGGACAATTTGATAATGGCTTGGCCAAAAAAATTGACTTGGACCGAATCATCGTAAAAATGTCTAACATTGATACGGATCGTCAACAAATCAAAAACCAAATTCAATTACAGGAAAATGCATTGAAGTTTTTTATGGGAATGCCTATTGAAACTGAAATCGTGATTCCTAAAACAGAATTTGAAGCAACACCAGCTGCACTATCTGAAGCGCCAAATACTGAAAACAGAACGGAATACTTGCTTTTGAAAAAACAAGAAGAATTATTGCAATTTCAAAAAACTGCCATTAAAGCGGAATATTACCCAACACTTTCTTTGGTGGCTGGATACAACTACATAGGACAAGGACCAGAAGTACCTCTTTTTGCAAAACCTGCCGATGGTGTTTATTGGTCGGATTACTCTGCAATTGGATTGAATTTGAGAGTGCCTATTTTTACTGGTTTTGGAACTCGTGCCAGAGTAAGACAAGCTGATGTTGACATCAGAACGTTACAAGAAGACATTAAAGACACGCAACTTTCTCTTGATTTAGATTACAGAAACGCTAAAACTCAAATTGAGAACAACATTATAACCATCAGAAATCAAAAAGAAAATATGCGTTTGGCCGGAGATATTTTGAAAAATACCAAAAACAATTATCTACAAGGTTTAGCATCATTGACTGATTTATTGGATGCCGAAAACGCATCACTTGAAGCACAGAACAATTATACCAGAGCTGTATTAGCCTACAAAATAGCAGAAATATCATTAATCAAATCAAAAGGAGAACTTAAAACCCTATTAAACTAA
- a CDS encoding DinB family protein, whose protein sequence is MATTELFIKMTFDRWNGSITNLNAILNSITDEALQKEIAPGKNRGIYLLGHLIAVHDEMLKLLDLGEKLYPELYEPFIKSPDKAVTQIPTAAELRNFWAKQCEVLKQKFDSLKPEEWFEKHTAVSAEDFVNEPHRNKLNIIITRTSHLQYHSGQLVLLK, encoded by the coding sequence ATGGCCACAACAGAACTATTTATAAAAATGACATTCGACAGATGGAATGGATCCATTACGAATTTGAATGCAATTCTCAATAGTATAACTGACGAAGCTTTGCAAAAGGAAATTGCACCGGGCAAAAACAGAGGGATTTATTTATTGGGACATTTAATAGCAGTACACGACGAAATGCTGAAACTATTGGATTTGGGTGAAAAACTTTATCCCGAATTGTATGAGCCGTTTATTAAATCGCCTGACAAAGCAGTAACGCAAATTCCAACGGCAGCAGAATTGAGAAATTTTTGGGCCAAACAATGTGAAGTATTAAAACAAAAATTTGATAGCTTGAAACCCGAAGAATGGTTTGAAAAACATACCGCAGTCTCTGCCGAAGATTTTGTTAATGAACCCCATCGCAATAAGTTAAATATCATCATCACCAGAACCTCCCATTTGCAATACCATTCAGGTCAGTTAGTATTACTTAAATAA
- a CDS encoding dihydrofolate reductase family protein: protein MRKIIAAINMTLDGVFDHTAGIPDEEIHQHYTELLKEGDAILYGRITYQLMQYWQTLVKNPSGEKSMDDFAMAIDKIPKIVFSHSLKNTDWDSAKLSNQTIEEEVLELKQQSGGAILVGSRSLIIQLMKLNLIDEYQFCVYPVIAGTGLPLFENINERTILKLIKTKTFSGGAVILYYELKKE, encoded by the coding sequence ATGAGAAAGATAATTGCAGCTATCAATATGACACTTGACGGGGTTTTCGATCATACGGCAGGAATTCCCGATGAAGAAATTCATCAGCATTATACGGAACTATTAAAAGAAGGAGATGCAATTCTATACGGCAGAATAACCTATCAACTTATGCAATATTGGCAAACTTTGGTTAAAAATCCTTCAGGGGAAAAATCAATGGACGACTTTGCTATGGCTATTGACAAAATTCCAAAAATCGTCTTTTCACATTCGCTGAAGAATACCGATTGGGACAGCGCTAAATTGTCAAATCAAACAATTGAAGAAGAAGTTTTAGAACTCAAGCAACAATCGGGTGGAGCGATTTTAGTTGGTAGCCGGAGTTTAATCATACAGTTAATGAAACTTAATTTGATTGATGAATATCAATTTTGTGTTTATCCTGTGATAGCGGGAACCGGTTTGCCGTTATTTGAAAATATAAACGAAAGGACTATTCTTAAACTTATAAAAACTAAAACCTTTAGTGGTGGTGCAGTAATCCTTTACTACGAACTGAAAAAAGAATAG
- a CDS encoding RNA polymerase sigma factor has protein sequence MIAILILKELISTKKIMSNNQRQDVGTLVTTYKPRLNAFIRKRVSNKEDAEDILQDVFYQLAKVDTAMNPIEQVAAWLYRVARNMIINKQIKKHEEELPSYQNDDYDDVLKDISEMLFSKQTSPSPETEYLRSLLWVELEDALSELPQEQREVFEKTELDGLSFKEISTETGISVNTLLSRKRYAVLHLRKRLSELYEEIIYS, from the coding sequence ATGATAGCGATTTTGATTTTGAAAGAACTGATTTCGACAAAAAAGATAATGAGTAATAACCAACGGCAGGATGTCGGAACTCTGGTAACAACCTATAAACCTAGATTGAACGCGTTTATCCGTAAACGCGTTTCAAACAAGGAAGACGCAGAAGACATTTTACAGGACGTTTTTTACCAACTGGCAAAAGTGGATACTGCGATGAATCCCATTGAGCAAGTGGCAGCTTGGCTGTACCGGGTAGCTCGCAACATGATAATCAATAAACAAATTAAGAAGCATGAAGAAGAATTACCTTCGTACCAAAACGATGACTATGATGATGTCCTGAAAGATATTTCCGAAATGCTATTCAGTAAACAAACATCACCATCTCCCGAAACAGAGTACTTACGCTCTTTATTGTGGGTGGAACTAGAAGACGCATTGTCAGAATTGCCTCAGGAACAAAGGGAAGTTTTTGAAAAAACGGAATTAGACGGTTTGTCATTCAAAGAAATATCCACAGAAACGGGTATCTCGGTCAACACATTGCTTTCGCGAAAACGGTATGCTGTTTTACATTTGCGAAAGCGATTATCAGAATT
- a CDS encoding polyprenyl synthetase family protein, protein MHDISQYQDFFVSYLKNQSVNKEPKNLYEPIDYILSLGGKRIRPVLTLMTAEVFNADYKKALPAAMAVEVFHNFSLVHDDIMDDAPLRRGSQTVHEKWNINTGILSGDAMLILAYQYFEQYEPIIFRDLAKLFSKTALEVCEGQQWDVDFETRKDVTIPEYLKMIEYKTAVLVAAAMKMGAIIANVSEENANLIYDFGLNLGLAFQLQDDYLDAFGDPETFGKQVGGDIIENKKTYLYLKTLEFSTPKRASELEKLFSSQLEDNAEKIEIAKAIFNESGASRATQEAIEMYTFKAFETLEKMDIELPKKEMLRTFGENLMGRKV, encoded by the coding sequence ATGCACGATATCAGTCAGTACCAAGATTTTTTTGTTAGTTATTTAAAAAACCAAAGTGTAAATAAAGAGCCCAAAAATCTTTATGAGCCCATAGATTATATATTGAGTTTGGGTGGGAAAAGAATACGTCCTGTTTTGACTTTAATGACTGCTGAAGTTTTTAACGCAGATTATAAAAAAGCACTTCCGGCGGCGATGGCGGTTGAGGTTTTTCATAATTTTTCGTTGGTTCATGATGATATTATGGATGATGCGCCACTGCGAAGAGGTTCGCAAACCGTTCATGAAAAATGGAATATCAACACCGGAATCCTTTCGGGTGATGCCATGTTGATTTTGGCTTATCAATATTTTGAGCAATACGAGCCAATTATTTTTAGGGATTTGGCTAAGTTATTCAGCAAAACAGCTCTCGAAGTTTGTGAAGGCCAGCAATGGGATGTCGATTTTGAAACCCGAAAAGATGTTACCATTCCGGAATACCTCAAAATGATAGAATACAAAACGGCTGTTTTGGTAGCGGCTGCCATGAAAATGGGCGCTATTATTGCCAATGTATCCGAAGAAAATGCTAATTTAATTTACGATTTTGGACTCAATTTAGGATTGGCTTTTCAATTGCAGGATGATTATTTAGACGCTTTTGGTGATCCCGAAACTTTTGGAAAACAAGTAGGAGGGGACATTATCGAAAACAAAAAAACCTATTTGTATTTAAAAACATTGGAATTTTCAACTCCTAAAAGAGCTTCGGAATTAGAGAAATTATTCAGTTCGCAATTAGAAGATAATGCCGAGAAAATAGAAATTGCAAAAGCTATTTTTAATGAATCAGGTGCATCAAGGGCTACTCAAGAAGCTATAGAAATGTATACCTTCAAGGCATTTGAAACCTTAGAGAAAATGGATATTGAACTACCTAAAAAAGAAATGCTAAGGACTTTTGGTGAAAACCTGATGGGAAGGAAGGTTTAG
- a CDS encoding TetR/AcrR family transcriptional regulator, with protein MKEKIISKATELFLKLGFKSVTMDDIACEMCISKKTIYKFFCNKEILIAESTEMVHKTIHESIDTIAAKNHNAIKENFEIKKMFKEMFKSGEASPAHQLKKHYPEIYDKVMSREINECNTVFKQNIEKGIQQGLYRENLDIDIYVKFYYNLIFSIHGMTSSEKESQKLELEALEYHTRAMATPSGIIELEKQLQNPTLS; from the coding sequence ATGAAAGAGAAAATTATATCAAAAGCAACAGAACTCTTCTTAAAACTTGGTTTTAAGAGTGTAACTATGGATGACATTGCCTGTGAAATGTGCATTTCAAAAAAAACGATTTACAAATTTTTTTGTAACAAAGAAATTCTAATCGCAGAGAGCACCGAGATGGTCCATAAAACGATTCATGAAAGCATTGATACAATCGCAGCAAAAAATCACAATGCAATCAAAGAAAATTTCGAAATCAAAAAGATGTTCAAAGAAATGTTTAAATCTGGAGAAGCTTCACCAGCTCATCAATTGAAAAAACATTACCCTGAAATCTATGACAAAGTAATGTCTAGGGAAATAAACGAATGCAACACGGTCTTTAAACAAAATATTGAGAAAGGGATTCAACAGGGTTTATACCGGGAAAATTTGGATATCGACATCTATGTTAAATTTTATTACAACCTTATTTTCAGCATTCACGGGATGACGAGTTCTGAAAAAGAATCACAGAAATTAGAATTAGAAGCATTAGAATATCACACTAGAGCAATGGCAACACCTAGTGGAATAATAGAACTAGAAAAACAATTACAAAATCCAACTTTATCATGA
- a CDS encoding YceI family protein: MENEWAIDSNGSDVLIKSRHSLIGYMPGNKNNFKGHVAIQNDEVEDASIEFSLNVNDKESNSIQKNKDPKFTDLFEEDETPLIQFKSTSFQKINKNINFLKGFLTIKNITKVVELDTEFIGFNNYNGVQKASFEITGNINRKEFGLNYNILSPNGGHPIGRDIKLIANLEFSH; encoded by the coding sequence ATGGAAAATGAATGGGCAATTGATTCAAACGGATCAGACGTATTAATAAAATCTAGACATTCTCTAATAGGCTACATGCCTGGAAACAAAAACAATTTCAAAGGACACGTAGCCATACAAAATGACGAAGTGGAGGATGCATCGATTGAATTTTCATTAAATGTAAATGACAAAGAATCCAATTCGATTCAAAAAAATAAAGATCCAAAATTCACCGATCTTTTTGAGGAAGATGAAACGCCTTTGATACAATTCAAATCAACTTCTTTTCAGAAGATTAACAAAAACATCAATTTCCTGAAAGGCTTCTTGACAATAAAGAACATCACCAAAGTGGTTGAGTTGGATACCGAATTTATCGGATTCAATAATTACAATGGTGTTCAGAAAGCCTCTTTTGAAATTACGGGAAACATCAACCGTAAAGAATTTGGACTGAATTACAATATTCTTTCACCAAATGGAGGTCACCCGATAGGCAGAGACATTAAACTCATTGCCAACTTAGAATTTTCACATTAA
- a CDS encoding VOC family protein, whose protein sequence is MALINPHVNFNGNAEEAFNFYKSVFGGKFERIVRFKDISNDEYPVPEKEANKIMHIALSIGPNFLMGNDVPEIMGKVNENENRSKICVMPASRDEADKLFNGLSAGGNVEYPIGDSPWGSYFGMFRDKYGIEWMIDFVAKV, encoded by the coding sequence ATGGCACTTATCAATCCTCACGTTAACTTCAATGGGAATGCCGAAGAAGCATTCAATTTTTACAAATCAGTATTTGGTGGAAAGTTCGAAAGAATTGTTCGTTTCAAAGACATATCAAACGATGAATATCCGGTACCCGAAAAGGAAGCCAATAAAATAATGCACATTGCTTTATCTATTGGCCCAAATTTTTTGATGGGCAATGACGTTCCGGAAATTATGGGTAAAGTAAATGAAAATGAAAACAGATCTAAAATATGTGTTATGCCAGCAAGTCGTGATGAAGCCGACAAGCTGTTTAACGGACTTTCGGCAGGCGGAAATGTTGAATACCCTATTGGTGACAGCCCTTGGGGTTCTTATTTTGGTATGTTTAGAGACAAATACGGCATTGAATGGATGATCGATTTTGTAGCAAAAGTATAA
- a CDS encoding dihydrofolate reductase family protein → MRKIIVLSFISLDGVMQAPGGPEEDPSEGFKFGGWSAPFDDEVGGRVVQKELEQPADYLLGRKTFEIWESFWPEHADIWPGINDGKKYVMSNTVTTSGWKNTAFIESLEDIKKLKNSDGLDIQVWGSSKLVKLLLKNDLVDELSLKIHPLILGEGKKLFDDGSIPAAYTLTESVVTPSGVIIAKYKRGGEVETGTMGA, encoded by the coding sequence ATGAGAAAAATAATTGTTTTGTCCTTTATTTCATTAGATGGAGTAATGCAAGCACCCGGTGGACCCGAGGAAGATCCGTCGGAAGGTTTCAAATTTGGCGGATGGAGCGCACCGTTCGATGATGAAGTTGGTGGCAGAGTAGTGCAAAAAGAACTGGAACAACCTGCAGATTATCTTTTGGGCAGGAAAACATTTGAGATTTGGGAATCCTTCTGGCCGGAACATGCCGATATTTGGCCTGGTATCAATGATGGTAAAAAATATGTTATGTCTAATACGGTTACTACATCAGGCTGGAAAAACACTGCATTTATCGAAAGTTTGGAAGATATAAAAAAGCTAAAAAATTCAGATGGTTTGGATATTCAAGTTTGGGGCAGCAGTAAATTAGTAAAACTATTGCTTAAGAATGATTTGGTGGACGAACTCAGTCTCAAAATTCACCCGCTGATTCTTGGTGAAGGAAAAAAGTTGTTTGATGATGGATCGATTCCTGCAGCTTATACTTTAACGGAAAGTGTGGTCACACCATCCGGAGTGATTATTGCCAAATACAAACGTGGCGGAGAAGTCGAGACCGGTACAATGGGAGCTTAA
- a CDS encoding efflux RND transporter periplasmic adaptor subunit, with product MKKNIITIAVILGALALIAFTLNKNKAENKAKTDIVAEKNAAVSVKTAQVKTEDVSLDFLANGNFEPIQELTFSAEKSGKVISVLVKEGDYVNVGQTLVIVRSDVINVNAQTAKATYDNAKSDYDRYENAFKTGGVTKQQLDQAKLALTNAGNNLKQANINVGDTKVKAPIKGFINKKYIEPGSILTGMPATAMFDIVNVSKLKLKVTVNESQVASLKLGNTINVTSSVFPDKTFAGKITFIAAKADESLNFPVELEIENNADKSLKAGMYGTANFGSKQKLQLKVVPRNAFVGSVSSNEVFVVENGIAKLKKVVSGRIIGEQVEIVDGLSDGETVIVTGQINLQDGNTVEIIK from the coding sequence ATGAAAAAGAATATAATAACCATAGCCGTAATTTTAGGAGCATTAGCGCTTATCGCTTTTACTTTAAATAAGAATAAAGCGGAGAACAAAGCTAAAACTGATATTGTTGCCGAAAAAAATGCAGCGGTATCCGTAAAAACAGCTCAGGTAAAAACAGAAGATGTTTCATTGGATTTCTTAGCCAATGGAAATTTTGAACCAATTCAAGAATTGACTTTTTCTGCTGAAAAATCAGGTAAAGTAATCAGTGTTTTAGTAAAAGAAGGTGATTATGTAAATGTTGGTCAAACATTGGTAATCGTTAGAAGCGACGTTATAAACGTAAATGCACAAACTGCAAAAGCAACTTATGACAATGCAAAATCGGATTATGACCGTTATGAAAACGCTTTTAAAACAGGTGGTGTGACCAAACAACAATTGGATCAGGCAAAATTGGCTCTGACCAATGCCGGAAACAACTTGAAACAAGCCAACATCAACGTAGGAGACACTAAAGTAAAAGCTCCAATTAAAGGTTTTATCAATAAAAAATACATTGAGCCAGGTTCTATTTTGACAGGAATGCCAGCAACTGCAATGTTTGACATTGTGAATGTATCTAAATTGAAATTAAAAGTTACGGTAAATGAAAGTCAAGTAGCGAGTTTGAAATTAGGAAACACTATAAACGTTACTTCAAGTGTATTTCCTGATAAAACATTTGCAGGGAAAATTACTTTTATTGCTGCCAAAGCTGATGAAAGCCTGAATTTCCCAGTGGAACTTGAAATCGAAAACAACGCTGACAAAAGCTTAAAAGCGGGAATGTACGGAACTGCCAATTTTGGTTCTAAACAAAAACTACAATTAAAAGTAGTTCCTAGAAATGCTTTCGTAGGAAGTGTGAGCAGTAATGAAGTTTTTGTTGTAGAAAATGGTATCGCTAAATTGAAAAAAGTAGTCTCTGGAAGAATTATAGGAGAACAAGTAGAAATAGTTGACGGATTATCTGATGGTGAAACTGTAATTGTTACAGGGCAAATTAACTTGCAAGACGGTAATACAGTAGAAATTATTAAATAA